In one window of Candidatus Microthrix subdominans DNA:
- the xth gene encoding exodeoxyribonuclease III, translating to MLVATWNVNSLNARLPRVEEWVAEVQPDVLMMQETKLADDKFPHLTFSAMGYESAHFGEGRWNGVAIMSKVGLDEVHSGFYSDEPEGWDHPAEARLIWATCGPLRCACVYVPNGREVSNDHYRFKLDWLARLRNDLAQRVTEGDRFVIGGDWNIAPSSADVWDVDVFDENSTHVSVPEREAMAAITDVGLRDTFRERYGDADDLFSWWDYRGGNFHKRKGMRIDYLLATPPLADAAVSDLIDRNARKGTKPSDHAPVLAYYDV from the coding sequence GTGCTGGTCGCCACCTGGAACGTCAACTCGCTCAATGCCCGCCTGCCGCGGGTCGAGGAATGGGTGGCGGAGGTGCAGCCCGACGTGCTGATGATGCAGGAGACCAAGCTGGCCGACGACAAGTTTCCCCACCTCACCTTCTCGGCGATGGGCTACGAATCGGCCCACTTCGGCGAGGGCCGCTGGAACGGTGTGGCGATCATGTCCAAGGTGGGCCTCGATGAGGTTCACAGCGGGTTCTATTCGGACGAGCCCGAGGGCTGGGACCACCCCGCCGAGGCCCGCCTGATCTGGGCCACGTGTGGCCCGCTTCGATGCGCGTGCGTCTACGTGCCCAACGGTCGCGAGGTCTCCAACGACCACTACCGCTTCAAGCTGGACTGGCTGGCCCGCCTGCGCAACGACCTGGCCCAGCGCGTGACCGAGGGGGACCGCTTCGTGATCGGTGGCGACTGGAACATCGCGCCCAGCAGCGCCGACGTGTGGGACGTTGACGTGTTCGACGAGAACTCAACCCACGTCAGCGTGCCCGAGCGCGAAGCCATGGCAGCGATCACCGACGTCGGGCTGCGGGATACCTTTCGCGAGCGCTACGGCGACGCCGACGACCTCTTCAGCTGGTGGGACTATCGGGGCGGCAACTTCCACAAGCGCAAGGGCATGCGTATCGACTATTTGCTGGCCACGCCGCCGCTGGCCGACGCCGCCGTCTCTGACCTGATCGACCGCAACGCCCGCAAGGGCACCAAGCCGTCCGACCACGCACCGGTGCTCGCCTACTACGACGTGTAG
- a CDS encoding PaaI family thioesterase: protein MGEVDEARSETDQVRSERFPASDVVSRIQRLEQLEITPQRTAFRRVAAEVRSIIEGLTSTSTDAEALDAMADDLAKIAEVLAAHPKGRVYEGFAELANAGRLTADNPEVQALAAEMYATFDHSPFIGLANPLSPPMSLHLHDDEVTGSVTFGSAYEGPPGNVHGGYVAAVFDELLGSTQGLSGAQGMTAYLHIDYRSPTPLHTELTMRAWIHDRVDRKIWVRGTIHDDERLTAECEGLFISMQPGKFKQLLNDRADAEQN from the coding sequence ATGGGCGAGGTTGACGAGGCCAGGAGCGAAACCGACCAGGTACGGAGCGAGCGATTTCCGGCCTCCGACGTGGTGAGCCGAATCCAGCGCCTCGAGCAGCTGGAGATCACACCGCAGCGCACGGCGTTTCGCCGAGTGGCGGCCGAGGTGAGGAGCATCATCGAGGGCCTGACGTCAACGAGCACCGATGCCGAGGCCCTTGACGCAATGGCCGACGACCTGGCGAAGATCGCCGAGGTGCTGGCCGCACATCCGAAGGGCCGCGTCTACGAGGGGTTCGCCGAGCTGGCCAACGCCGGGCGCCTGACGGCCGACAACCCGGAGGTTCAGGCACTCGCAGCGGAGATGTACGCCACCTTCGATCACAGCCCCTTCATCGGTCTGGCCAATCCGCTGTCGCCGCCGATGAGCCTGCACCTGCACGACGATGAGGTCACCGGGTCGGTCACCTTTGGTTCGGCCTACGAGGGCCCTCCGGGCAACGTGCACGGCGGGTACGTGGCGGCGGTGTTTGACGAGCTGCTCGGCTCGACCCAGGGTCTGTCGGGCGCGCAGGGGATGACCGCCTACCTGCACATCGACTACCGCTCGCCGACACCCCTGCACACCGAGCTGACCATGCGAGCGTGGATTCACGATCGGGTGGACCGCAAGATCTGGGTGCGGGGCACCATTCACGACGACGAGCGGCTGACGGCGGAGTGCGAAGGGCTGTTTATCTCGATGCAGCCCGGGAAGTTCAAGCAGTTGCTCAACGACCGCGCCGACGCCGAACAGAACTGA
- a CDS encoding ATP-dependent DNA helicase UvrD2 produces the protein MSDASNEPAALVAGLNPEQREAATHEAHHLRILAGAGSGKTRVLTRRIAYQSATGTIDPRAVLAVTFTRKAASELRSRLGQLGLRDGVQAGTFHSIAWAQLRQRWAERGITPPELVTSKLGMIRSVSGERSRTALLDLMGEIEWANARCVDPEEYPSAATAARRDPPYDPQRVAELMAAYVNHKRRQRVVDFDDLLRLAARDLRADPVYASGRQWMNRFLFVDEFQDVNPRQFQLLSAWMGEGAHLTVVGDPHQAIYAWNGADAGYLVEMDRYFDDAATVTLTRNYRSSPQIITVANAVLSDGSDQRGAALVPTRPDGAIPTVSVHPDEIQEARQIARELRAAHRPGRRWADLAVLVRTNAQLTPLTQALSSADIPHRTRGGGGLLDQPEVSDALRSLRRAREVGTWIGDLARELRELRPQIERADRALDPESEDADDDAGFDESDESDEFDEFDGAEDLSPRDRPAGERALGDWTPDERVPETPRPRSGRIAPEHLTAERLANLDELVRLGREYLDLDPAGTPNGFGAWLRSSLADAGGADSDAVELSTFHAAKGLEWPVVHLAGVEKGLIPIHFAETQAELAEETRLFYVAITRAEEELVIHRAEKRTTGTREMRRKPSAFLEPVEEALDFLNGVEHRRPRRAPTSGQGRPAPSTKAGLTGTDVELFATLRTWRLDQSRAAKKPAFVILTDDVLTRLASERPLTRTQLLDIRGIGPTKADLFGDALLKLIADAP, from the coding sequence GTGAGCGACGCGTCCAACGAGCCGGCGGCCCTGGTTGCCGGGCTGAACCCCGAGCAGCGCGAGGCGGCAACCCACGAGGCCCACCACCTGCGGATCCTGGCGGGAGCCGGGTCGGGCAAGACCCGGGTGCTCACCCGTCGCATCGCCTATCAATCGGCAACCGGGACGATCGATCCCCGTGCGGTGCTGGCGGTGACCTTCACCCGGAAGGCGGCCTCCGAGCTGCGCAGCCGGCTGGGTCAGCTCGGCCTGCGAGACGGGGTGCAGGCAGGCACCTTCCACTCGATCGCCTGGGCACAGCTGCGCCAGCGCTGGGCCGAACGGGGCATCACTCCGCCCGAGCTGGTCACTTCCAAGCTGGGTATGATCCGCAGCGTCAGCGGTGAGCGCTCCCGCACGGCGCTGCTCGATCTGATGGGCGAGATCGAGTGGGCCAACGCCCGCTGCGTCGATCCGGAGGAGTATCCGTCGGCGGCCACGGCGGCCCGACGGGACCCGCCCTATGACCCGCAACGGGTGGCGGAGCTGATGGCGGCCTACGTCAATCACAAGCGTCGCCAGCGGGTGGTCGACTTTGATGACCTGCTGCGCCTGGCCGCCCGCGATCTGCGCGCCGACCCGGTGTACGCCTCCGGCCGCCAGTGGATGAACCGGTTCCTCTTTGTCGACGAGTTTCAGGACGTCAACCCCCGCCAGTTCCAGTTGCTGTCCGCCTGGATGGGCGAGGGCGCGCACCTCACGGTCGTCGGCGACCCCCACCAGGCCATCTACGCCTGGAACGGCGCCGATGCGGGCTACCTGGTCGAGATGGATCGCTACTTCGACGATGCCGCCACGGTCACGCTCACCCGCAACTACCGCTCGTCGCCTCAGATCATCACCGTCGCCAACGCCGTGCTGAGCGACGGTAGCGACCAGCGGGGGGCGGCGTTGGTGCCCACCCGCCCCGACGGCGCCATCCCCACCGTCTCGGTGCACCCGGACGAGATCCAGGAGGCCCGCCAGATCGCCCGGGAGCTACGCGCTGCCCATCGTCCCGGCCGCCGCTGGGCCGACCTGGCCGTGCTCGTCCGCACCAATGCCCAGCTCACCCCGCTCACCCAGGCTTTGAGCTCCGCCGACATCCCCCATCGCACCCGGGGTGGCGGCGGGCTGCTCGACCAACCCGAGGTGAGCGACGCGCTGCGCAGCTTGCGTCGGGCGCGAGAGGTAGGCACCTGGATCGGCGATCTGGCCCGGGAGCTGCGCGAGTTGCGCCCCCAGATCGAGCGAGCCGATCGGGCTCTGGATCCCGAATCCGAAGACGCCGACGACGATGCCGGCTTCGACGAGTCCGACGAGTCCGACGAGTTCGACGAGTTCGACGGCGCCGAGGATCTCTCACCTCGCGACCGACCTGCCGGCGAACGGGCGCTGGGCGACTGGACCCCCGATGAACGGGTCCCCGAAACCCCCCGGCCGAGGTCGGGTCGCATCGCTCCCGAACACCTCACCGCCGAGCGTCTCGCCAACCTGGACGAGCTGGTGCGGCTGGGCCGTGAGTATCTCGACCTCGATCCTGCCGGCACTCCCAACGGGTTTGGTGCCTGGCTCCGCTCCAGCCTGGCCGACGCCGGCGGCGCCGACTCCGATGCGGTCGAGCTGTCCACCTTCCACGCCGCCAAAGGCCTCGAGTGGCCCGTGGTTCACTTGGCCGGGGTGGAGAAGGGGCTGATCCCGATCCACTTCGCCGAGACCCAGGCCGAGCTGGCCGAGGAAACCCGCCTGTTCTATGTGGCGATCACCCGGGCCGAGGAGGAGCTGGTGATCCACCGGGCCGAGAAGCGCACCACCGGCACCCGGGAGATGCGTCGCAAGCCCTCGGCCTTCCTCGAACCGGTCGAGGAGGCGCTCGACTTCCTCAACGGCGTCGAGCATCGGCGGCCCCGTCGGGCACCCACCAGCGGACAGGGTCGGCCGGCGCCGTCGACCAAGGCCGGGCTCACCGGGACCGACGTCGAGCTGTTTGCCACACTCCGCACCTGGCGCCTCGATCAGTCCCGGGCCGCCAAGAAGCCGGCGTTTGTCATCCTCACCGACGACGTGCTGACCCGCCTGGCCAGCGAGCGCCCCCTCACCCGGACCCAACTGCTCGATATCCGCGGTATCGGCCCCACCAAGGCCGACCTGTTCGGTGACGCGCTACTCAAGTTGATCGCCGACGCCCCCTGA